GGGCATCGACCCCAACCAGCCGGGTGCACCGGTGGACATGCCGTTCGACATCGCGGTCACCTGCCCGTAGCCGAACGGTCGGCCAGGAACTCGACGATCGCCTCGGCGAGTTCCTCGCCGGCATCCTCCTGCAGGAAATGACCGGCGTCGCGGATCACCGGATGGTCGACGCCGTGCGCGCCGCGCATCTCCCGCTTCAGGATGGGCGCCATGCCGCCGGTGATCGGGTCACCGTCACTGAATGCCACCAGCATCGGAGTTTCGCTGGCCGCCAACACATTCCACGCTGACCGATTGGCGGCCGACGCCGGATCGTCGGGCGAGGTGGGTACCAGGCCCGGCATCGCGCGAGGGCCCGCGCAGTACGAGTCGTCGGGGAACGGGGCGTCGTAAGCGGCCCGGACCTCGGCGCTGACCGGGCGCCGGCATCCCGACTCCACGGACCGCCCGACGTCGATCGTCGGCAGGTTCTGGATCGCGGTGCGGAACTGCCACCAGATCTCCGGCATCGGGATATCCCCGGTGGGCAGGCCCGTGTTGGCGACGACGATGTTTGCGAAC
Above is a window of Mycolicibacterium boenickei DNA encoding:
- a CDS encoding haloalkane dehalogenase, encoding MQTLRTPEDRFYDLPEFAYPPAYSDIDDADGGHLRVAWVQDGPAEADPILLLHGEPSWSFLYRRMIPILAGAGYRVVCPDLVGFGRSDKPTRIEDHSYARHVEWMRALVFDVLDLRRVTLVCQDWGGLIGLRLAAEHPDRFANIVVANTGLPTGDIPMPEIWWQFRTAIQNLPTIDVGRSVESGCRRPVSAEVRAAYDAPFPDDSYCAGPRAMPGLVPTSPDDPASAANRSAWNVLAASETPMLVAFSDGDPITGGMAPILKREMRGAHGVDHPVIRDAGHFLQEDAGEELAEAIVEFLADRSATGR